Below is a genomic region from Echinicola rosea.
TGAATTGTCGAATGGCGATTTCGATGTGAGTCTAGGGATATGGGAATTTGTTATTTATAGAGCAAGTATTGTTTTCTCATGGTTTCATAGGCATCCAATTTATTTTTCCATCCAGCTTTGATTTCTTTTTCAGATTTTCCAGCGAGGATATCCTTTCGCAGCTGGTCAGAGCCTGCGAGTTTATCAAAGAAATTGTTAAAAAACTGTTGGCCGCCACCGGACTTTTGGTACATCTCCAAAAGGTATTTTAGGGTAAACTGATGTGAAAGGGGAGTTTCCCTCAAATCAGTGCCGTAGCAGGTTTTTCCTTCATGGGGAGGGTGCTTGCTCATGCCATTGATGCTTTCAGGCGTAAAGGTAAACGCTCCATATTTCGGATCTGGGGCTCCATATACCTGAAATGGGAAATATGTACCGCGGCCCACACTGATATCTGTGCCTTCAAAGAAACACAAGGAAGGATAAAGCCGAATCGAGACGTCATTGGGGAGATTTGGTGAGGGCTTTACGGGAAGTGAATAATGCTGTCCATGGTCCCAATTGGCCACGGGAATGACGGTGATGTCTGCTTTGACTTGGTTTTTTAACCAGCCTTCTCCATTGATCATCTGCGCTAGCTCACCCATGGTAAGTCCGTGCACCACCGGGATAGGGTGCATCCCCACAAAACTCTTGTACGAAGGATCCAAGACAGGCCCGTCAATGTAATCTCCATTCGGATTGGGGCGGTCGAGGATGATCATCGCTTTGCCTTGTTCGGCACAGGCTTCCATTACATAGTGCATGGTGCTGATATAGGTGTAAAACCTTAGCCCTACATCTTGAAAATCAAAGATTAGGATGTCGATGTCCATCAGGGCTTCCTCAGAAGGTTTCTTGTTGGAACCATAAAGGGAGACCAGTGGTATTCCCGTTTCTTTGTCAGTATCGTTTTTAATGACTTCGCCAGCGTCGGCATTTCCCCTAAACCCATGTTCGGGTACAAATATTTTTTGGACAGTGATGTCATTTTCAAGTAAGAAATCGACCAAATGCTGATTGTCCTTTTGGGTGAGAATGCTCGTTTGGTTAGCGACAAGCCCTACTTTTTTGCCCTTCAGCAGTGGGAGGTATTTTTCCGGCTGGTCTGCTCCCGGAAGAATAGGAGCAAGAGAATTGCGTTTGGCGGCTGCTTCTTTTGCCAGCAGTGAACCGGAAATATCCCAGCTTCCCAAAAAGGTGGGTAAAAATATCAGGAGAAGTATTAATTTTAGCTGCTTCATATTAATTTGCATTTGAATCTTAACAAAATAAAACACTTCATTGAACCTTTCCTACTTCATTGCCAAAAGAATTAGTTTTAAAAGGACGGGCGGTTTTACAGGGACCATACACCAGATAGCCGTTGCGAGTATTGCTATCGGCTTGTCCATTTTAATCATCGCATTTTTGATCTTGGGCGGCTTTAAGCAAGTGGTTTCAGATAAGGTGTTTTCGTTTACGGGGCATTACCAAGTGCACAAATTTACCTCGCACAATGCCTATGAGAATTTTCCGAGTAGTAAGAATAGCCAATTTTATTCCAATTACAAGGATTATGGCTATATCAAGCATATTCAGGACTATGCATATAAGCCAGGCTTACTGAAGGGGGATGAGGAGGTTCAAGGGGTTGTGCTGAAAGGGGTTAGCGAGGCATTTGATGAGGAGGCGTTTTCGGCTTCTTTGTCGGAGGGACGTTTTATCCACTTTGAAGAAGGAGGAACAGCGTCGAATGAGGTGGTGCTGAGCAGAAATATTGCCGATAAGCTAATGCTAGCGGTCGGGGATAAAGTGGTCATGTATTTTGTGCAGGATCCACCTCGGTATCGTAGATTTGACATTGTGGGGATTTATGAGACCTATTTGGAGGATTTTGACGATAAAATGATCATTGGGGATATCCAAACTATCCGCAATCTGAATGGCTGGGAGGATGATCAGGTAGGAGGTTTTGAGGTGTTTTTAAAGGACCCGAAGCAGATTGATGATAAAGAGGAAGCACTTTACGAAGTCATTGACTACGATCTCAAAGTCGATAAGGTCACCACCATGTTCATTCAGATTTTTGATTGGTTAAAGTTGCTGAATAATAATGTGTATGTGTTTTTAGGCCTGATCCTTTTTGTTGCGGCATTCAACATGATTGCGATTTTATTTATATTGATCATGGAGCGGACGCAAATGATCGGATTGTTGAAAGCAATCGGAAGTACCAATCGCCAAATTAGAAAGATTTTCGTTTGGAACGGCGTGCGTATTATTGGAAGGGGAATGCTGCTAGGAAACCTTATTGGCCTCGGCATTGCTTGGATTCAGAATTCCACTCATCTAATTTCGCTTGATCCGGCCAATTATTACATGAGCTATGTGCCTATTCAGTGGGACTGGCCCATTGTGATCGGCTTGAATGTCCTTATTTTATTAGTGACGACATTGGTCCTGTTTATTCCGGCCATGATGATCAGCAATGTCCAGCCCATTAAAGCCATTCGGTTTGATTAGGCAAGCAAAGGCGTGTCCCCCCTTACCTTTCTATTTCGTACTTGGTACATTGTACTTCGTGGCTTCAGCGATATCAGCTCTTTTGTAGGGATTAAAAAGACTTTTTATTTTCATATAAATAACGCCCATGACGGCTTCTCGGAAAATATTGGTGGACATTTTGGATGTTCCCTTTGTTCTGTCGGTAAAAATGATGGGGATTTCGATGATTTTATAGCCCAGTTTCCAGGCAGTGAATTTCATTTCGATCTGGAAAGCATACCCTACAAATTTGATTTTGTTCAGTTTGATACCTTCCAGCACACTCCTATGATAGCATTTAAATCC
It encodes:
- a CDS encoding exo-beta-N-acetylmuramidase NamZ family protein, encoding MKQLKLILLLIFLPTFLGSWDISGSLLAKEAAAKRNSLAPILPGADQPEKYLPLLKGKKVGLVANQTSILTQKDNQHLVDFLLENDITVQKIFVPEHGFRGNADAGEVIKNDTDKETGIPLVSLYGSNKKPSEEALMDIDILIFDFQDVGLRFYTYISTMHYVMEACAEQGKAMIILDRPNPNGDYIDGPVLDPSYKSFVGMHPIPVVHGLTMGELAQMINGEGWLKNQVKADITVIPVANWDHGQHYSLPVKPSPNLPNDVSIRLYPSLCFFEGTDISVGRGTYFPFQVYGAPDPKYGAFTFTPESINGMSKHPPHEGKTCYGTDLRETPLSHQFTLKYLLEMYQKSGGGQQFFNNFFDKLAGSDQLRKDILAGKSEKEIKAGWKNKLDAYETMRKQYLLYK
- a CDS encoding ABC transporter permease — its product is MNLSYFIAKRISFKRTGGFTGTIHQIAVASIAIGLSILIIAFLILGGFKQVVSDKVFSFTGHYQVHKFTSHNAYENFPSSKNSQFYSNYKDYGYIKHIQDYAYKPGLLKGDEEVQGVVLKGVSEAFDEEAFSASLSEGRFIHFEEGGTASNEVVLSRNIADKLMLAVGDKVVMYFVQDPPRYRRFDIVGIYETYLEDFDDKMIIGDIQTIRNLNGWEDDQVGGFEVFLKDPKQIDDKEEALYEVIDYDLKVDKVTTMFIQIFDWLKLLNNNVYVFLGLILFVAAFNMIAILFILIMERTQMIGLLKAIGSTNRQIRKIFVWNGVRIIGRGMLLGNLIGLGIAWIQNSTHLISLDPANYYMSYVPIQWDWPIVIGLNVLILLVTTLVLFIPAMMISNVQPIKAIRFD